In Pseudomonas sp. HR96, the DNA window AGGTGCGCAGCACGGCCTCGGCTTCCACCGACGCCCCCAGCTGGCGCAGCTGCTCGGCATACGCCAATACCAGCGGTGGCTCCTGGCGCTGGGCCGAGCTGAGTTCCTGCCAGGCCTGGTCGAGGGCGGCCCGGCCCGTGCTGCCGGCGGCTTCACCCTGAGCCACCAGGGTGAGATTCTCGCCCCAGGCGCGGCGCTCCAGCTCCGCCAGCTCGGCGGCAGGCAGCGCCTTGTCCTTGCGCAGCTGCGGCAGCAGGCGCACCACCGCCGACCAGTCACCGCGCTGCTGATGCAGGCGCTGCAACTGGCGCAGCACCTGAACGTTGTGCGGATGACGCTCGTGCATCACTTGCAGAGTCTGCAGCGCGCCAGCTTCATCACCGCGGTCGACTTGCAGCTGGGCGTGGCTGAGGGCGATGGCCAACTCGGCCGCCGGCTGGCGCTGCAAGGCTCGCTCAAGCAGGTTGTCGCATTCCTCATGCTTGCCCTGCTCGTTGGCCGCCCGAGCCGCGCCGAGGTAATAAAGCAAAGGTGCCCGCTCGGCTTCGGCCGCTCGTTGCAAATGTCGTTGTGCGCTGGCCCAGCGGCCCTCGGCGAGGTCCAGCTGGCCCTGCTCGATGGCGTTCTGCACGCGCCGGCTGCGGTTTCGCCGGGACCAGGGGTTGACCACCCCGGACGAAGTCAGCAGCAGCCCCAGCAACAGCCAGGCGATCACCAGCACGACGATGATGGCCGCCAGCGCAGCGAGGGTCGACCACAGCCCCGACTCGTAGCGGAACACATGGGGGTAATCGATCAGCACATAGCCCGGATGCTTGGCAATCGCCAGCCCCAGCCCGAGCGCCACCACCACGGCCAGGAACAGCAGCGCGTAGGCTTTCTTCATGGTGTCTGACCCTCGTCCTTGGCCTTGCCGGCCTCATCCGCAGCCACCGGCTGACGGCGTTCGAGATAGGCCTGGACCGCGCCCAGGCTGGTGCTCAGATCCGGGGTCACCACCGATACCGGACGCCCCTTGAGGTCGTCGATGCTGGCGAGCAGGGCCTGGCTCTGGGTGTTGTCGGCGTTGAAGCTGCCCTTGAGGATACTGCGCGCCTGCTCCAGCGATTGCGTATAGACCTTGGCTTCACCATTGAGCGCAGCCCATTGCGCCTGTTCCAGCGACAGGCTCAGCGCCAGGCGTACCTGGTTCAGGCCCTGGCCAGCCAGCAGCGGGCGCAGGTTGTCGTCCGGACGAAAATCGACGCGGAAATAGCTGGAGATCTTGTCCCACCAGACGCGCCAGCGGCTCTGCTCGCCGGCGGCCAATGAACGCTGGGCCTCGCCTTGGGTCTGGAATTCCGGTGCCAGGGCGGTCAGTTGCGCGGCCTGCTCGCGCAGCGCGGCCAGTTGCAGGTACAAGCCGGTGCGATCCGGTTGCTGGATGCTGTGCAGTGCTGCCAGGCTCTTGGCCAACTGCTCGCGGGCGGCGAAGGCGCCGGGGTCGTCCTGGTCGCGCAGGATCTCGTCGGCGCCCTGCACCAGCGAGGTCGCACTGCTCACATCCTGCAACGCTGCCAGCCGCAGGCTGCCCAGGCGCAGCAGGTGTTCGGCCTCGGCCAGGCGCCAGTCCTTGCGGCTGGCGCCCAACACGGTTTCCAGGCGCTGACTCAGGCGTTGCTGGTCGCCCTGCAACTGCGCCACCAGCCGGCGACGCTCTTCGAGCTCATCGGCGGCCGGCAGTTGCGACAGCCGAGCGTTCAGCTGTTCTTCACCCTGCCCCAGAGAACGAGCCTGCAGGCGCAATTCCTGCAACTGCCCGGCCTGCTGCTCGTGGCCCGCCATCAGGCTGCGGACCTGCCACACCCCCCAACCGGCGGCGCCGACACCGGCCACCGCCAGCAACAGCGCCAGCAACGCCAGGCCGCTGGCGCCACGTCCTGAGCCCGCACGAGGTGGCTGTGCGGGCGTTCCGGGGCCGAGGTTGGCGCCCGGTGACTTCAGGCTTTCCTTTGGCTCTTTGGGTGGCAGCTCTTTAGGCAATACTGTCTCGCTCACGTATCCATCCTTTGCATAAGGGGTGGGCACCGGGTTGTCGCGCAATGCCGTCAACAGGGCTGCGGCGTTCACGCCGCGATATTCCACGATATTCTGCGCACCGGCCGCGCGGGCCTGTTCGGCCACGCGCCGACTCGGTACGAACAAGGTCAGTTGCGCCAGCGCCGGCCACTGCGCCCCGGCCAGCTGGCACAGGTGCGCGAAACCCTGCCCACTGCTGACCACCAGCGCGTTCAAGCGTTCCGCCTGGACCAGGGCGGCCAGCCAGCCCGGAGCATACCCAGGCAGCCGGCGCCGGTACAGTTGCAGGTAGTCGACTGTGACCCCCGCGCCGCGCAGGGTGTCGGCCAGGGTTTCGCGGCCGCCTTCGCCGCGCACGATCAGCACCCGCGCGCCAGCGGCCTGGGTCGCTGCCTGCAGCGCCGGCAGGGCCAGCAACGCTTCGCTGTCATCACCCTGCGCAGCCCAATTCGGGGTCACGCCGCGCTGCTCCAGCAGGCTGCCGGTGGCGGCGCCGACGGTGAACCAGGCCGGGCCCTGGGGCAACTCGGCCAGCTGCGCCAGCAGCAGCCTGGCGGCCGGCTTGCTGACCACAATGACTGCATGATAACTGGCCAGCTGCTGCAGTGGCGCCAGCTGTTCGAGGCTCAAGCTCAGCGGTTCGATTTCCAGCAGCGGCAGGCAACTGGCGTGTATACCCGACTCGCCGAGCTCGGCGGCCATGGCCGCGCAGTCTTCGGCCGGCCGGGTGAGCAGCAGCCGCCAGGCCGTCACTCGTCGCCCGCCGCGCCCGACTCGCCGTAGACCTGGGCCAGGATCGCACCGGCGCCCTGGCTCAGCAATCGCTCGGCCACCGCCTCGCCGAGCGCTTCGGGTGAGTGCCGCGGGCCGCGTTGCTCGGCCTCCAGCAGCAGGCCGCCGGTGGTTTGCCCGACCAGGCCGCGCAGCCACAGCTGCTCGCCTTCCAGCACGGCATAGCTGGCGATCGGTACCTGGCAGCCGCCATTGAGGTGCTTGTTCATCGCGCGCTCGGCGCGCACCCGCACGTCGGTGTCGGCATGATGCAGCGGCGCCAGCAAGGCGTGGATGTCCAGGTCGGCGGTGCGGCACTCCACGCCCACTGCGCCCTGGCCACCGGCCGGCAAGCTGTGTTCGATGGAAAGGTTGGCGGTGATGCGCTGCTCGAAGCCCAGGCGAATCAAACCAGCGGCGGCGAGGATGATCGCGTCGTATTCGCCAGCATCGAGCTTGGCCAGGCGGGTGTTGACGTTGCCGCGCAGGAAGCGGATCTGCAGGTCAGGACGGCGTGCGAGCAATTGTGTCTGGCGGCGCAGGCTCGAGGTGCCGACCACGCTGCCGGTGGGCAGGGCTTCGAGACTTGCATAAGTATTGGAGACGAAGGCATCGCGCGGGTCTTCGCGCTCGCAGATGCAGTACAGGCCCAGGCCCGCCGGGAAATCCATTGGCACGTCCTTCATGGAGTGCACCGCGATATCGGCCTGGTTTTCCAGCAATGCGGTTTCCAGCTCCTTGACGAACAGGCCCTTGCCGCCAATTTTCGACAGTGGCGAATCCAGCAGCTTGTCGCCGCGGCTGACCATGGGCACCAGGCTGACCTCAAGGCCAGGGTGGGCCTGTTCAAGGCGCTGCTTGACGTGCTCGGCCTGCCAGAGGGCCAGGGCGCTCTTGCGCGTGGCGATGCGGATTTCGCGAATTGACATGGATCGACCCGGACAAGGTAAAGACCGAATCATACCCGCAGGGACGTTCCAGCGGAACGCCGCCCACCGCGCCGCAAGGTCACAGTACCGTCACAGCTGTTGCATCATCTTGCGCACGCCCGCCACATGCCGTCGGCTGACGATCAGCGCATCGCCATTGAGCCCTTTGAGAAACAGCTGGAAGTGCCCCAGCGGCGTGCGTTGCAGGCGCTCGATGCGCTCACGCGCCACCAGCGCGTTGCGATGGATGCGCACGAAGCGATCACCGAACTCGTCTTCCAGGGCCTTGAGCGGCTCGTCGAGCAACACTTCGCCGCCCTCGTGACGCAAGGTCACGTACTTGTGGTCGGCGATGAAATAGATCACCTGGTCGAGGGGAATCAGCTCGATGCCCTTGCGCGTCCGCGCGCTGATGTGGGTGCGCGGACCGCTGCCGGTCTCGGCGGCCGGCCGGGTCAACGCCGCCAGCTGCACGCGGTTGGGCCGCTCGGCCTTCTGCAGGGCTTCGAGCAGATGCTCGGCGCGTACCGGCTTGACCAGGTAGCCGACCGCGCTGACCTGGAAGGCGTCCAGCGCAAACTCGTCATGGGCTGTGCAGAACACCACGGCCGGCGGCGTGTCGCGCTCGCAAAGGCGCGCGGCCACTTGCAGGCCATCGAGGCCCGGCATGCGGATGTCCAGCAGGACCACGTCGGGCTTGAGGCTGTCGATCAGGCTCAGGGCCTCGTCGCCGTTGCTAGCGCCAGGTTCCAATACGGTGTAGCCCTCGAGGTCGCCGACCATGCGGGTAAGGCGCTCGCGAGCAAGGGGTTCGTCATCAACGATCAGGACATTCATATAGCGCTGGATTCCTGCGTGAGTCTCGCACATGGATAGCGTAGACAGGTGAAGTGACGACCGTCACGGCGATCCACGCTAAGAGTCGCGCGTGGCCCGAAAAGTGCCGCAAGTCGGGCACCGATGTTGAGCAGTGCCTGCTGGGTGCCCCCCGAAGGCCCTGGCCGCAGGGCTTCGTCATACGGGTTACTGATACACAATATGAACTCCCCCCCTGTGTAGCTGGCCTGGACGCTCACCACTCCGCCGTCTATTCGCGGCGCGATGCCATGGATCAAGGCGTTTTCCAGCAACGGTTGCAGTGTCAGTTGGGGGATCGGCAGATCGTCAGGTATTGAATCGATCCCCCAGTCCAACTGTAGACGCTCGCCGAGACGATATTGCTCAATCGATAAATATCGTTTTGCCAACTCGAGTTCTTCGGCCCAGCTGACGAGGTTGCCGGGGCGGCTCAAACTCGCCCGAAACAGGTCGGAAAGGTCGAGCACCGCCTGCTCGGCCTTGAGCGGATCGATGACGACCAGGCTGGCAATGCTGTTGAGGCTGTTGAACAGGAAATGCGGCTTGATCCGCGCCTGCAGCGCCTCCAGGCGCGCCTGCAGCT includes these proteins:
- a CDS encoding uroporphyrinogen-III C-methyltransferase; this translates as MSETVLPKELPPKEPKESLKSPGANLGPGTPAQPPRAGSGRGASGLALLALLLAVAGVGAAGWGVWQVRSLMAGHEQQAGQLQELRLQARSLGQGEEQLNARLSQLPAADELEERRRLVAQLQGDQQRLSQRLETVLGASRKDWRLAEAEHLLRLGSLRLAALQDVSSATSLVQGADEILRDQDDPGAFAAREQLAKSLAALHSIQQPDRTGLYLQLAALREQAAQLTALAPEFQTQGEAQRSLAAGEQSRWRVWWDKISSYFRVDFRPDDNLRPLLAGQGLNQVRLALSLSLEQAQWAALNGEAKVYTQSLEQARSILKGSFNADNTQSQALLASIDDLKGRPVSVVTPDLSTSLGAVQAYLERRQPVAADEAGKAKDEGQTP
- a CDS encoding heme biosynthesis HemY N-terminal domain-containing protein, producing the protein MKKAYALLFLAVVVALGLGLAIAKHPGYVLIDYPHVFRYESGLWSTLAALAAIIVVLVIAWLLLGLLLTSSGVVNPWSRRNRSRRVQNAIEQGQLDLAEGRWASAQRHLQRAAEAERAPLLYYLGAARAANEQGKHEECDNLLERALQRQPAAELAIALSHAQLQVDRGDEAGALQTLQVMHERHPHNVQVLRQLQRLHQQRGDWSAVVRLLPQLRKDKALPAAELAELERRAWGENLTLVAQGEAAGSTGRAALDQAWQELSSAQRQEPPLVLAYAEQLRQLGASVEAEAVLRTSLKRQYDSHLARLYGLVRGEDSSRQLQAAEGWLKDHPNDPGLLLTLGRLCLQNRLWGKARDYLEASLRLQRNPEACAELARLLAQLGETERSNQLFQEGLGLLDERLLALPLPA
- a CDS encoding sensor histidine kinase is translated as MLILLAELLVLVLVLSEPMTQGFNWVRLGLTSLFVQWIVLLSAALLCGLRPWLARLAAGAAGVLCCLLVVLLTLLGTAVTDYFKLGSVTADPVEVNRYLRHGLIGLIMSGLLLRYFYLQSQWRRQQQAELQARLEALQARIKPHFLFNSLNSIASLVVIDPLKAEQAVLDLSDLFRASLSRPGNLVSWAEELELAKRYLSIEQYRLGERLQLDWGIDSIPDDLPIPQLTLQPLLENALIHGIAPRIDGGVVSVQASYTGGEFILCISNPYDEALRPGPSGGTQQALLNIGARLAALFGPRATLSVDRRDGRHFTCLRYPCARLTQESSAI
- a CDS encoding LytTR family DNA-binding domain-containing protein; the encoded protein is MNVLIVDDEPLARERLTRMVGDLEGYTVLEPGASNGDEALSLIDSLKPDVVLLDIRMPGLDGLQVAARLCERDTPPAVVFCTAHDEFALDAFQVSAVGYLVKPVRAEHLLEALQKAERPNRVQLAALTRPAAETGSGPRTHISARTRKGIELIPLDQVIYFIADHKYVTLRHEGGEVLLDEPLKALEDEFGDRFVRIHRNALVARERIERLQRTPLGHFQLFLKGLNGDALIVSRRHVAGVRKMMQQL
- the hemC gene encoding hydroxymethylbilane synthase, which produces MSIREIRIATRKSALALWQAEHVKQRLEQAHPGLEVSLVPMVSRGDKLLDSPLSKIGGKGLFVKELETALLENQADIAVHSMKDVPMDFPAGLGLYCICEREDPRDAFVSNTYASLEALPTGSVVGTSSLRRQTQLLARRPDLQIRFLRGNVNTRLAKLDAGEYDAIILAAAGLIRLGFEQRITANLSIEHSLPAGGQGAVGVECRTADLDIHALLAPLHHADTDVRVRAERAMNKHLNGGCQVPIASYAVLEGEQLWLRGLVGQTTGGLLLEAEQRGPRHSPEALGEAVAERLLSQGAGAILAQVYGESGAAGDE